The Streptomyces albofaciens JCM 4342 genome has a segment encoding these proteins:
- the glgX gene encoding glycogen debranching protein GlgX, producing the protein MQVWPGQMYPLGATYDGAGTNFAVYSETAERIELSLLHDDGSETAVELRETDAFVRHAYLPGIMPGQRYGFRVHGPYKPERGARHNSAKLLLDPYAKAVSGTIDWDEAVYGYHFGKPDSRNDLDSAPHTMTSVVINPYFDWGDDRPPRTDYHETVLYEAHVKGLTMLHPDLPDDLRGSYAALAHPAVIEHLTELGVTALELMPVHQFVHDHRLVDAGLANYWGYNTIGFFAPHNAYASWGDRGQQVLEFKSAVRALHEAGIEVILDVVYNHTAEGNHLGPTLSFRGLDNASYYRLAEDPRYYMDTTGTGNSLLMRSPHVLQLIMDSLRYWVTEMRVDGFRFDLAATLARQFHEVDRLSSFFDLVQQDPVVSQVKLIAEPWDVGEGGYQVGNFPPLWTEWNGKFRDTVRDLWRGEPRTLAEFGSRLTGSSDLYQGDGRRPLASINFVTCHDGFTLRDLVSYDGKHNEANGEDNKDGESFNRSWNCGAEGPTDDPAVQELRARQMRNFIATLMLSQGVPMLSHGDEFGRTQRGNNNAYCQDNELTWVRWPGTGEGGGSGTEAGAGGEAAAGDEAGTAVEEAGAGGEAAAADEAGPEADEAGAAVEEAPELTAVRKEDEEFLAFVRQMVWLRRDHPVFRRRRFFHGRPMEGTHDELSDIAWFTAEGEEMRQRDWQAAHAKSLTVFLNGSAITEPGPRGERITDDSFLLMFNAHADEREFTVPVDHGRQWQAVVDTAHPEAVADGGGIKAQAGDRLPLPGRSMLVLQRPA; encoded by the coding sequence TTCGCGGTGTACTCCGAGACGGCGGAACGCATCGAGCTGTCACTGCTGCACGACGACGGCTCGGAGACCGCCGTCGAACTGCGGGAGACCGACGCGTTCGTACGGCACGCCTACCTCCCCGGCATCATGCCGGGGCAGCGGTACGGCTTCCGGGTGCACGGCCCGTACAAACCGGAACGCGGTGCCCGGCACAACTCCGCCAAACTGCTGCTGGACCCGTACGCGAAGGCGGTCAGCGGCACCATCGACTGGGACGAGGCGGTGTACGGCTACCACTTCGGCAAGCCGGACAGCCGCAACGACCTGGACTCGGCGCCGCACACGATGACGTCGGTGGTGATCAATCCGTACTTCGACTGGGGCGACGACCGCCCGCCGCGCACCGACTACCACGAGACGGTGCTCTACGAGGCGCACGTCAAGGGCCTGACCATGCTCCACCCGGACCTGCCGGACGATCTGCGCGGCAGCTACGCGGCGCTGGCGCACCCCGCGGTGATCGAGCACCTGACCGAGCTGGGGGTCACGGCGCTGGAGCTGATGCCGGTGCACCAGTTCGTGCACGACCACCGGCTGGTCGACGCCGGGCTGGCGAACTACTGGGGCTACAACACCATCGGCTTCTTCGCCCCGCACAACGCGTACGCGTCCTGGGGCGACCGCGGGCAGCAGGTGCTGGAGTTCAAGTCCGCGGTGCGGGCGCTCCACGAGGCCGGCATCGAGGTCATCCTCGACGTGGTCTACAACCACACGGCGGAGGGCAACCACCTCGGTCCGACGCTGTCCTTCCGCGGCCTGGACAACGCCTCGTACTACCGGCTGGCCGAAGACCCCCGCTACTACATGGACACCACCGGCACCGGGAACTCCCTGCTGATGCGCAGCCCGCACGTCCTCCAGCTCATCATGGACTCGCTGCGCTACTGGGTGACGGAGATGCGGGTGGACGGATTCCGCTTCGACCTGGCGGCGACGCTGGCCCGGCAGTTCCACGAGGTGGACCGGCTGTCGTCGTTCTTCGACCTGGTGCAGCAGGACCCGGTGGTCAGCCAGGTCAAGCTGATCGCCGAGCCCTGGGACGTGGGCGAGGGCGGCTACCAGGTGGGGAACTTCCCGCCGCTGTGGACCGAGTGGAACGGCAAGTTCCGCGACACCGTACGGGACCTGTGGCGCGGCGAGCCGCGCACCCTGGCCGAGTTCGGCTCCCGGCTGACCGGCTCCTCCGACCTCTACCAGGGCGACGGCCGGCGACCGCTCGCCTCCATCAACTTCGTGACCTGCCACGACGGCTTCACCCTGCGCGACCTGGTCAGCTACGACGGCAAGCACAACGAGGCCAACGGCGAGGACAACAAGGACGGCGAGAGCTTCAACCGGTCCTGGAACTGCGGCGCCGAGGGGCCGACGGACGACCCCGCCGTTCAGGAGCTGCGGGCCCGCCAGATGCGCAACTTCATCGCCACGCTGATGCTGTCGCAGGGCGTGCCGATGCTCAGCCACGGTGACGAGTTCGGGCGCACCCAGCGCGGCAACAACAACGCGTACTGCCAGGACAACGAGCTGACGTGGGTGCGCTGGCCGGGCACCGGCGAGGGCGGCGGCTCCGGGACGGAGGCCGGAGCGGGGGGCGAGGCGGCGGCCGGGGACGAGGCCGGGACGGCAGTGGAGGAGGCCGGAGCGGGGGGCGAGGCGGCGGCAGCGGACGAGGCCGGGCCGGAAGCGGACGAGGCCGGTGCGGCAGTCGAGGAGGCCCCGGAGCTCACGGCCGTCCGCAAGGAGGACGAGGAGTTCCTCGCCTTCGTCCGGCAGATGGTGTGGCTGCGGCGCGACCACCCGGTCTTCCGGCGGCGGCGCTTCTTCCACGGCCGCCCCATGGAGGGCACCCACGACGAGCTGTCCGACATCGCCTGGTTCACCGCGGAGGGCGAGGAGATGCGGCAGCGGGACTGGCAGGCGGCACACGCCAAGTCGCTGACGGTCTTCCTCAACGGCAGCGCGATCACCGAGCCGGGCCCGCGCGGCGAGCGGATCACGGACGACTCCTTCCTGCTGATGTTCAACGCGCACGCGGACGAGCGGGAGTTCACCGTGCCGGTCGACCACGGCCGCCAGTGGCAGGCGGTGGTGGACACCGCCCATCCGGAGGCGGTGGCCGACGGCGGCGGCATCAAGGCCCAGGCCGGCGACCGCCTGCCGCTGCCGGGCCGCAGCATGCTGGTGCTGCAACGGCCCGCCTAG
- the treY gene encoding malto-oligosyltrehalose synthase produces MTAESSAPSTATAPPTATYRLQLQPDLPFAAAEKAVPYLAALGVSHLHLSPVLEAVPGSTHGYDVVDHARVRAELGGEEGLRALAATAAAHGLRLVVDIVPNHMAVPAPESLNAALWAVLRDGPASPYARWFDIDWDGGHSGRVLLPVLGGRLGDELGNIRVDGDVLRYHDHAFPIRPGTEGLPLPRLLDAQWYRLAWWRLARSEINYRRFFTISELIGVRVEDEAVFEATHATLLRLLREGVVDGLRVDHPDGLAAPGDYLARLHAATGGRWTVVEKILTGRERLPYGWACAGTTGYDALRHLDGLFVCPLGSGRLFTVYRDFVAPLADAGGDWEETVRRAAYEVVTHDLAAEVERLVRTAGRISDQASHQGDHAPWALRTAIRELLVRLPVYRPYATDRAGARDPQRGRQDAAMLAEAAARARTVFRAPEEALAVDLVRDLALGLLGDGPDCEDFCARFAQTSSALRAKSVEDTAFYRYVPLLSACEVGADPGAPTVGVDTFHAYCARIQRDWPLTSTVLSTHDTKRSADVRARIAVLTECPERWRDLLRRVSAGPGEGPQPPDQHLAWTAWQTAFGLGKPSAERLIPSVLKAVREAGLRTSWTERDAEYEEAVGEFLRAGPCGPAASSLTELAADLAPYIRANVLSAALLHLTMPGVPDLYQGTETEYTALVDPDNRRPPRLRADLLTELDDGTGPQDLSAEKLLLTARALRLRRDRPEWFGVHGTYAPLHADGSAAGHCLAFARAGRAVTVATRLSLRLAEDGGWRDTELTLPGPGPWHDVLTGRTVPGPVVCLRELLARYPVALLAGEG; encoded by the coding sequence ATGACGGCCGAATCCAGTGCGCCATCCACCGCCACTGCGCCACCCACCGCCACGTACCGGCTCCAGCTCCAGCCGGACCTGCCCTTCGCCGCGGCCGAGAAGGCCGTGCCGTACCTTGCCGCGCTGGGCGTCTCGCACCTCCACCTCTCCCCTGTCCTGGAGGCGGTGCCCGGTTCCACACACGGCTACGACGTGGTGGACCACGCGCGGGTGCGGGCCGAGCTGGGCGGCGAGGAGGGCCTGCGCGCGCTGGCCGCGACGGCCGCGGCGCACGGACTGCGGCTGGTGGTGGACATCGTGCCCAACCACATGGCCGTGCCCGCGCCGGAGTCGCTGAACGCCGCGCTCTGGGCGGTGCTGCGGGACGGCCCCGCGTCCCCGTACGCCCGCTGGTTCGACATCGACTGGGACGGCGGGCACAGCGGGCGGGTGCTGCTGCCGGTGCTGGGCGGGCGCCTGGGCGACGAACTGGGGAACATCCGGGTCGACGGTGACGTACTGCGCTACCACGACCACGCCTTCCCCATCCGTCCCGGCACCGAAGGCCTGCCGCTGCCCCGCCTCCTGGACGCGCAGTGGTACCGCCTCGCCTGGTGGCGGCTGGCCCGCAGCGAGATCAACTACCGGCGGTTCTTCACCATTTCGGAGCTGATCGGCGTACGGGTCGAGGACGAGGCGGTCTTCGAGGCGACCCACGCCACGCTCCTGCGGCTGCTGCGCGAGGGCGTCGTCGACGGGCTGCGCGTCGACCATCCGGACGGCCTGGCCGCCCCCGGCGACTACCTCGCCCGGCTGCACGCCGCCACCGGCGGGCGCTGGACGGTGGTCGAGAAGATCCTGACCGGCCGGGAGCGCCTGCCGTACGGCTGGGCGTGCGCGGGCACCACCGGCTACGACGCGCTGCGGCACCTCGACGGCCTGTTCGTCTGCCCGCTCGGCTCCGGCCGCCTGTTCACCGTCTACCGGGACTTCGTGGCGCCACTGGCGGACGCGGGCGGCGACTGGGAGGAAACGGTACGCCGCGCCGCCTACGAGGTCGTCACCCACGACCTCGCCGCGGAGGTCGAACGGCTGGTGCGGACCGCCGGGCGGATCAGCGACCAGGCGTCCCACCAGGGCGACCACGCGCCCTGGGCCCTGCGCACCGCCATCCGGGAACTGCTGGTACGGCTGCCCGTCTACCGGCCGTACGCCACCGACCGCGCCGGGGCGCGGGACCCGCAGCGCGGCCGGCAGGACGCGGCGATGCTGGCCGAGGCCGCCGCCCGGGCGCGTACGGTCTTCCGCGCGCCGGAGGAGGCGCTGGCCGTGGACCTGGTGCGCGACCTGGCGCTCGGCCTGCTCGGGGACGGCCCCGACTGCGAGGACTTCTGCGCCCGCTTCGCCCAGACCTCCTCCGCGCTGCGCGCCAAGTCCGTGGAGGACACCGCGTTCTACCGCTACGTACCGCTGCTGTCGGCCTGCGAGGTGGGGGCCGACCCGGGGGCGCCCACGGTGGGTGTGGACACCTTCCACGCGTACTGCGCCCGTATCCAGCGGGACTGGCCGCTGACCTCGACGGTGCTCTCGACGCACGACACCAAGCGCAGCGCCGACGTGCGGGCGCGGATCGCGGTGCTGACCGAGTGCCCGGAGCGCTGGCGGGACCTGCTGCGCCGGGTGTCCGCCGGCCCGGGCGAGGGCCCGCAGCCGCCGGACCAGCACCTGGCGTGGACGGCCTGGCAGACCGCCTTCGGCCTGGGCAAGCCGTCCGCCGAACGGCTGATCCCGTCGGTGCTCAAGGCCGTACGGGAGGCCGGGCTGCGGACCTCCTGGACGGAGCGGGACGCCGAGTACGAGGAGGCGGTCGGCGAGTTCCTGCGCGCGGGGCCGTGCGGCCCGGCGGCGTCCTCGCTCACCGAGCTGGCAGCCGATCTCGCGCCGTACATCCGCGCCAACGTGCTGAGCGCGGCGCTCCTCCACCTGACGATGCCCGGCGTGCCCGACCTCTACCAGGGCACCGAGACCGAGTACACGGCCCTGGTCGACCCGGACAACCGCCGCCCGCCGCGGCTGCGCGCCGATCTGCTCACCGAACTGGACGACGGGACCGGCCCGCAGGACCTCTCCGCGGAGAAGCTGCTGCTGACGGCCAGGGCGCTGCGCCTTCGCCGCGACCGTCCCGAGTGGTTCGGCGTCCACGGCACGTACGCCCCCCTGCACGCCGACGGTTCGGCCGCCGGTCACTGCCTGGCCTTCGCCCGCGCCGGACGGGCCGTGACGGTGGCCACGCGCCTCTCCCTCCGGCTGGCCGAGGACGGCGGCTGGCGCGACACGGAACTGACCCTCCCGGGCCCGGGTCCGTGGCACGACGTGCTCACCGGCCGGACGGTCCCGGGGCCGGTGGTCTGCCTGCGCGAGCTGCTGGCGCGGTACCCGGTGGCGCTGCTGGCGGGAGAGGGCTGA